The segment CCAATTCGCAAGGAAAATGGAAAATCGTTTCCGGGAGAGAGAATTGTTTCGCGATTGAATTCGAGTCGACCAGATTGATCGACCGGCTTCCTGTGGCTGTGCAGAGTTCGGTTAGCCGCCTCCATTTTTATTCAGCACGGCATTCGTCCACTTCGGATATTCGTGATGGCATATGCTTTGCGACTGATGTGATTGTTGCTCGGTGAACTGGTCATCGAGCGAAATCAAAAACCAGAATGAAAGACAATCATGTCCAATCAACTTGAAGGAAAGAAAATTGCGTTTCTCGCAACAGACGGTTTCGAGCAGGTCGAACTGACCGAACCGTGGAGTGCTATAAAAGACGCCGGTGCAAACGTCGAGCTGGTCTCTATTGAGTCTGGCAAGATTCAGGGCGTTCATCACGAGAAGCAAGGCGACAAGTTCGACGTCGACAAAACGTTGAGTGAAGTCGCGGCATCCGACTACCACGGGCTGGTTCTTCCCGGAGGCGTGTTCAACCCGGATGCACTTCGAGTGAACGAGAACGCCGTCGGTTTCGTGCGAGACTTCTTCAACCAAAAGAAACCGGTCGCTGCGATCTGCCATGGACCGTGGTTGCTGGTCGAAGCCGATGTGGTTAAAGGTCGAAAAGTGACGTCATGGCCAAGCGTCAGCACGGACCTGAAGAACGCGGGTGCGAACTGGGTCGACGAAGAAGTTGTCTGCGACAATGGCTTGGTCACAAGCCGAAAGCCAGATGATCTCGACGCGTTTTGCAAAAAGGCAATCGAAGAATTCGCCGAGGGAAAGCACGATGGCCAAGTGGCTGACTGCGAAACTGATGCTCAATGCGCTGACAGCCAGGCGACGCAGGGTTCTTGTTGAGAACTCTCGACTTTCGACGCTCTGCAGAACGTGAGGATCAAATCTGATCCTCACCTGCTGGAGTCGAAAACGACCCACTGCCTTCTAGGTGGTCTGCTCATCAGGACGCACGACATGGCCTTCGATTGTGTCAGAATTGATACCGAAGTGATCTTCGACGATGGCGACATTTTTGGAGTTCGACTTGAACGCAAAGTCAAACAGGTCACCAACAAGTGGCACCGCACCAACGATCGCATCGATAGCAACATTCCCAGACATCTTCAGCAGCTTGCGTTTCGGAATCCCCAACAACCACGCTTCACGGATGATGAAAGCACTGACCGCGGTGGTCGCCAGGTCACCGATACCGGGTACCAATCCGACCAAACTATCAAGTCCGATGCGGCGCTGAGTTCCAGGAATCCTGAACGCTCCGTCCATCCAATGGGCGATCGTTCGAATGCGCGGAATGCGTTCAAACGGGCTGACGGTTCCGCGCCTTGACTTTGGAAAGGCACGCCTGAAACCGTCTTTAACTTGATCAAACGTTGTTTTTGCGGGCTGGCTGTTGGTCGACATAATTTTCTCCATTGATATTGGTCACGTTGCCAACAGGCAAGTTCGATGCCGAGCAGTCTGGATGGTTTGGCGCATCGATAATTTCACGTTCACTGTCGAAGAAACGGTCAGCATGGTCGCCGCTCGACCAAGCCACGCGAGCTAATCCAGTCGAGATTCAGGCCGGGATTCAAGCCATTCCATTCGCGACACCTTTGGCATGGGATGTGCATCCTCGAAAGCAGAATCCCGAATTTCTCGGCATTTACTAACCTTGGAGCTCGAAAATGAACCCCGTCAACAAAGCCATCGTCGATCGACTCGTCGGACAAACCGAGTCCGAAAACCTGGTCCTTTCATTGTTCGCTCCGATGCATCGTGCCGGCCGCGAAGTCCAGCAGAACGAAATCGTTTGGAAAAACGTCCTTACCGAAGCTCGAAAGAAACTGGCTGAATCCGGCGCCGACGAGGAAGAGGCTGACAAGCTTCTGTCTGCTGCGTCCCGGAAACTGGAAGACGAAACTTTTTGGCAGCATCAATCAGATGGCTTGGCTTATTTTTCAGATGGAGACTCTTCGGAATTTCTGAAGCTTGACCACGAAGTCGAATCAATCACCCATGTCTCGAACGAATATCTAATCGGCCCAGTTGCGTCTTCATTGGCCGATCTGACTGAATCTTTTATCCTGGCCTGCAGCCCGAAACGAGTGCGTCTGTTGAAGGTCACTGGAAACTCAGTCGCGGATCTTGATCCTGAAGAGCTTCCAGAAAACCTCGTTGAAGCGCTGAATATCGATGAGTACGTGAGTGCGTTGCAGCATCGCTCTACTGCAAACTCAAGTACCGGCAGTCAGAAAGCGACGACGTTCCACGGCCACGGAGGTAGCGATCCGGATGTAAAGAAGCAGGACGAGATTCTGCAGTATTTTCACGTACTGGACCGAGCTCTCGATTCCGCGATTGGCAGTCACACAAAAAACGGTGATGCCTGTTTGATATTCGCCGGCGTCGACTATCTGTTTCCGATTTTCAAGGAAGCAAGTAGCTATCCGAATCTGTGTGACGAAGCCATTTCGGGCAATCCGGACGATTTGAAACCAGCAGAGTTGCTTGAGAAAGCACAGCCGATCATTCGTGCGATGGCGGACGAAAAGGTCATCCAGCAACTGTCGGAATTCAGTGACAAAAACCACTCTGATTGGGCAAGTCTCGACGAGAGTGAGGTTTCGAAAGCGGCTGTGTTGGGACAGATCAAAACGCTTTTCGTATCCGATGAAGCGAGCCGAATCGAATACAGCAAATGCATTTCGCTGACGATTCAGTACGGTGGCAAAATCGTGCTGGTCGAACAGAGTCAACTTGAGGACATGAATCTTGACTTTGACATCGCAGCGATTTTCAGAACTCCAGCCGGAAGTTTTCTGGACGCCGTTGAAGCCGTTGAGGATTCGATTTGCTAGGCACCGTTTGGCGGCGTTGACGATATGAAAATCAAATTATCAAACAGTGCCAGTGCCCAGTGCCAGTGC is part of the Mariniblastus fucicola genome and harbors:
- a CDS encoding type 1 glutamine amidotransferase domain-containing protein, producing MSNQLEGKKIAFLATDGFEQVELTEPWSAIKDAGANVELVSIESGKIQGVHHEKQGDKFDVDKTLSEVAASDYHGLVLPGGVFNPDALRVNENAVGFVRDFFNQKKPVAAICHGPWLLVEADVVKGRKVTSWPSVSTDLKNAGANWVDEEVVCDNGLVTSRKPDDLDAFCKKAIEEFAEGKHDGQVADCETDAQCADSQATQGSC
- a CDS encoding DUF4112 domain-containing protein, with product MSTNSQPAKTTFDQVKDGFRRAFPKSRRGTVSPFERIPRIRTIAHWMDGAFRIPGTQRRIGLDSLVGLVPGIGDLATTAVSAFIIREAWLLGIPKRKLLKMSGNVAIDAIVGAVPLVGDLFDFAFKSNSKNVAIVEDHFGINSDTIEGHVVRPDEQTT
- a CDS encoding baeRF7 domain-containing protein, whose amino-acid sequence is MNPVNKAIVDRLVGQTESENLVLSLFAPMHRAGREVQQNEIVWKNVLTEARKKLAESGADEEEADKLLSAASRKLEDETFWQHQSDGLAYFSDGDSSEFLKLDHEVESITHVSNEYLIGPVASSLADLTESFILACSPKRVRLLKVTGNSVADLDPEELPENLVEALNIDEYVSALQHRSTANSSTGSQKATTFHGHGGSDPDVKKQDEILQYFHVLDRALDSAIGSHTKNGDACLIFAGVDYLFPIFKEASSYPNLCDEAISGNPDDLKPAELLEKAQPIIRAMADEKVIQQLSEFSDKNHSDWASLDESEVSKAAVLGQIKTLFVSDEASRIEYSKCISLTIQYGGKIVLVEQSQLEDMNLDFDIAAIFRTPAGSFLDAVEAVEDSIC